In Candidatus Rhabdochlamydia sp. T3358, the following proteins share a genomic window:
- the gcvH gene encoding glycine cleavage system protein GcvH, with product MKFTESHEWIRVEDEVGTVGITHFAQKEIGEIVYVELPSIGKLVEVGQEIAVLESTKAAADIYSPVSGEILAINEKLQEVSQGINQAAETDGWLFKIKITDKEELERLLSEEQYKEFIQ from the coding sequence ATGAAATTTACAGAATCACATGAGTGGATTAGAGTGGAGGATGAAGTAGGTACTGTTGGAATTACCCACTTTGCTCAAAAAGAAATTGGAGAGATTGTGTATGTGGAATTGCCTTCTATTGGCAAATTAGTAGAAGTAGGTCAGGAAATTGCTGTACTAGAATCTACTAAAGCCGCAGCAGATATCTATTCGCCTGTATCAGGAGAAATTCTAGCAATTAATGAAAAATTACAAGAGGTTTCTCAAGGAATTAACCAAGCCGCCGAAACCGATGGTTGGCTTTTTAAGATCAAAATAACAGATAAAGAAGAGTTAGAAAGACTACTATCAGAAGAACAATATAAAGAGTTCATACAATGA
- the proS gene encoding proline--tRNA ligase: MKERTAIQPTRQENYAEWYQEVIKAADLAEHSAVRGCMVIKPWGYAIWENMQRVLDSMLKKTGHQNAYFPLFIPLSFLQKEAEHVEGFAKECAVVTHHRLEKNQEGKLVPAGELEEPLVVRPTSETIIGDAFSKWITSYRDLPLLINQWANVVRWEMRTRMFLRTTEFLWQEGHTAHATEQEAREETKLMLDVYTQFAYDFLAIPVIKGEKTASERFPGAVSTYCIEAMMQDRKALQAGTSHFLGQNFAKASQILFQDPQGESQLAWTTSWGVTTRLIGALVMTHSDDDGLILPPKVASSHIVLLPVIHKEEKREEVLNYCKTLAEELRNLPYAGRSLEVIIDTRDLRGGEKLWSWIKKGIPIRIEVGPRDIEQDLLPLSRRDCPHREKKTFSKQSLLSSIRDILDSIQDTLLQRALDFRNAHTRKIDTKEDFYAFFTPKNPKSPEIHAGFALTHFSEDLDIEEKIKKELGVTIRCIPLDKQEEGECPFTGKKSTRRVIFAKSY; this comes from the coding sequence ATGAAAGAGCGCACCGCAATCCAACCTACCCGCCAAGAAAACTATGCAGAATGGTATCAAGAAGTCATAAAAGCAGCTGACCTTGCAGAGCATTCCGCTGTTAGGGGCTGTATGGTCATCAAACCCTGGGGCTATGCGATTTGGGAAAATATGCAAAGAGTGCTCGACTCAATGCTAAAAAAAACCGGTCATCAGAATGCCTACTTTCCTTTATTTATTCCTTTAAGCTTTTTGCAAAAAGAAGCAGAACATGTGGAAGGTTTTGCTAAAGAATGCGCAGTGGTTACCCATCATCGCTTAGAAAAAAATCAAGAAGGAAAATTAGTCCCAGCAGGAGAATTAGAAGAGCCATTGGTTGTGCGCCCTACCTCAGAAACGATTATCGGTGATGCTTTTTCCAAGTGGATTACTTCTTATCGCGATCTTCCTCTTCTGATTAATCAATGGGCAAATGTAGTTCGTTGGGAAATGAGAACAAGGATGTTTCTACGGACAACAGAATTTCTATGGCAAGAAGGACACACCGCTCATGCTACAGAACAAGAAGCTCGAGAAGAAACAAAACTCATGCTCGATGTATATACGCAGTTTGCCTATGACTTTTTGGCTATTCCCGTCATTAAAGGGGAGAAAACTGCATCTGAGAGATTTCCAGGTGCTGTTTCCACCTATTGTATTGAAGCAATGATGCAAGATCGCAAAGCTCTGCAAGCGGGAACCTCGCATTTTCTTGGACAGAACTTTGCCAAGGCTTCCCAGATTCTCTTTCAGGATCCACAAGGAGAATCGCAATTGGCTTGGACCACTTCTTGGGGAGTAACCACCAGGTTAATTGGAGCTCTTGTAATGACTCACAGTGATGATGATGGATTGATTTTACCTCCTAAGGTGGCCTCCTCTCATATAGTCTTGCTGCCCGTTATACACAAAGAAGAAAAAAGAGAAGAAGTGCTTAATTACTGTAAAACTTTAGCAGAAGAGCTCCGTAATTTACCCTATGCAGGTAGGTCTTTAGAAGTCATCATTGATACAAGAGACTTAAGAGGAGGAGAGAAACTCTGGTCTTGGATTAAAAAAGGAATTCCTATTCGGATTGAAGTAGGTCCACGAGATATAGAACAAGACCTCTTGCCTTTATCCCGTAGAGATTGTCCTCACCGAGAAAAAAAAACATTTTCTAAACAAAGCCTTCTCTCATCCATTAGAGATATTCTCGATTCCATTCAAGATACACTTCTACAAAGAGCGCTAGATTTTAGAAACGCCCACACTCGTAAAATTGATACGAAAGAAGACTTCTATGCATTTTTTACTCCCAAAAACCCTAAAAGTCCTGAGATCCACGCAGGGTTTGCTCTAACCCATTTCTCAGAAGATCTCGACATAGAAGAAAAAATAAAAAAAGAACTAGGAGTTACCATCCGTTGCATTCCATTAGATAAGCAAGAAGAGGGAGAATGCCCATTTACAGGTAAAAAAAGTACAAGACGGGTGATCTTTGCTAAGTCTTATTAA
- a CDS encoding lipoate--protein ligase family protein — protein sequence METTECIIIHTGQKSAEENMRFDAQLLENAKDFLKPVLHFYEWESPSATYGYFADPAALLFLSKIGPLDLARRPTGGGVIFHIWDFAFSILVPASSTLYSVNTLNNYALINAVVLSSIESFLGNSTSFYLTPQDGDSSLKDCKHFCMAKPTQYDVMLKNKKVAGAAQRKTKNGFLHQGSICLQLPDRNYLTQIIRSREVIEAMYVHTFPLLGDGSIPKSQIETAKIRLQTLLACDLNRVCLKYSQANC from the coding sequence ATGGAAACTACCGAATGTATAATTATACACACTGGGCAAAAAAGTGCCGAGGAAAATATGCGCTTTGATGCTCAGCTCTTAGAAAATGCTAAAGATTTTTTAAAACCCGTTCTGCATTTCTATGAATGGGAGTCTCCTAGCGCGACCTATGGCTATTTTGCAGACCCTGCCGCCTTGCTTTTTTTAAGTAAAATCGGACCACTTGACTTAGCAAGAAGACCAACAGGAGGAGGGGTGATTTTTCATATTTGGGACTTTGCTTTTAGCATTTTAGTACCAGCTAGCTCTACTCTTTATTCAGTAAATACTTTAAATAATTACGCGTTGATTAATGCAGTTGTTCTATCCTCTATTGAATCTTTTTTAGGAAATAGCACTTCCTTTTACCTTACTCCTCAAGATGGGGATTCTTCGCTTAAGGATTGTAAGCATTTTTGTATGGCAAAGCCAACCCAGTATGATGTGATGCTAAAAAATAAGAAAGTAGCAGGAGCTGCTCAGCGTAAAACAAAAAATGGTTTTCTACATCAGGGGAGTATTTGTCTACAGCTTCCTGATCGCAACTATCTTACTCAAATCATTCGTTCTAGGGAAGTTATTGAGGCTATGTATGTGCATACATTTCCTCTCTTAGGGGACGGATCTATTCCAAAATCGCAGATAGAAACAGCAAAGATCCGTCTTCAAACACTTTTAGCCTGCGATTTAAACCGCGTTTGCTTAAAATATTCACAAGCAAATTGTTAA